A single window of Narcine bancroftii isolate sNarBan1 chromosome 1, sNarBan1.hap1, whole genome shotgun sequence DNA harbors:
- the LOC138761238 gene encoding alpha-(1,3)-fucosyltransferase 7: MAILFRQMQKSTLIMAIIFVAGICILFPNNFRQIIKPVRSYCHDPLVVLVWNWPFLPKSTAGANVCWDLYAIQNCILTCNRSMFDRANVVAFHHREIQINISNLPRETRPPNQKWLWVSLESPSNTKGIRQLNGLFNWTMTYRRDSDIFIPYGSLTKVNQHTNFSIPKKSFLSTWVISNYHKNSWRAKVHFNLSKYMKIDVYGKSVKKYLNKIHLLPRISKYAFYLAFENSVHKDYITEKLWRNSFMAGSVPVVLGPPRANYEEFVPADSFIHVNDFPSEQELACFLKDLWQNRTRYEQYFNWRKQYTVKMHTDWTERFCTICTKFHSLPQSKIYNNLHDWFHD; the protein is encoded by the coding sequence ATGGCTATCCTCTTCCGACAAATGCAGAAGAGCACATTGATCATGGCAATCATATTTGTGGCTGGAATTTGCATACTCTTCCCGAACAATTTTAGACAAATAATCAAACCAGTGAGAAGTTACTGCCATGATCCTCTGGTTGTGTTGGTGTGGAACTGGCCGTTTCTCCCAAAATCCACTGCGGGAGCCAACGTTTGCTGGGATTTATATGCTATCCAGAACTGCATTCTTACCTGCAACAGGTCCATGTTTGATCGTGCAAATGTGGTAGCATTTCACCACAGGGAGATCCAAATTAACATCTCCAACTTGCCTCGTGAGACAAGACCTCCCAACCAGAAGTGGCTGTGGGTATCTCTGGAATCACCCTCGAACACCAAAGGGATTCGTCAACTCAATGGTCTCTTCAACTGGACTATGACTTATCGTAGAGATTCTGACATCTTCATCCCTTATGGGAGTCTGACGAAAGTCAACCAACACACTAATTTTTCTATTCCAAAGAAATCTTTTCTCTCGACATGGGTTATTAGCAATTACCACAAAAACTCTTGGAGGGCAAAAGTGCATTTTAATCTATCTAAGTACATGAAAATTGACGTTTATGGAAAGTCAGTCAAAAAATATCTTAACAAGATACATTTATTGCCAAGGATATCAAAATACGCCTTCTACCTAGCATTTGAAAACTCTGTACACAAAGACTACATTACAGAGAAGCTCTGGAGAAATTCTTTCATGGCTGGTTCTGTCCCTGTGGTTCTTGGACCTCCAAGAGCCAACTATGAAGAGTTTGTTCCTGCTGACTCCTTCATCCATGTGAATGACTTTCCTTCTGAACAAGAGCTGGCCTGCTTCCTGAAGGATCTCTGGCAGAACAGGACCCGATACGAGCAGTATTTCAACTGGAGGAAACAGTACACAGTTAAGATGCACACAGACTGGACAGAAAGGTTTTGTACCATTTGCACTAAGTTTCATAGCCTTCCACAGtcaaaaatatataataatttaCATGACTGGTTTCATGATTGA